One window of Anaerolineales bacterium genomic DNA carries:
- a CDS encoding PAS domain S-box protein, whose protein sequence is MQYTPLLYLWGLSVILTLTLGVYSLRFRRHPASVPFIAMCFLASLWAASYILELGGTTLAVKVWGLKIGYLGVIGVPLSWTAFALAYSDRREWLTRRNVLMASVFPVATYLVILTTESHGWFFRTMNLQTDPATGLILIDNPLGWWFWLHAAYIYGMLVFGTYLLLREYWEKRDVYRSQIIINITAILLPWIANGIVISGLLPVHIDITSVTFSASILILGMGFLRYRLLDITPVAHRAVFESISDAVIVLDGDLRIVELNPASLDIFNLNHGSVIGKPFREVFRPWIFINENDLQTPRYYKEILVQDDGGPMRWMHLHVSALKNGSSQNEGWIVTLRDVTSIKENESALAIARDEAMRANSFKMQLLANVSHELRTPLGIILGYTDLIARKSYGDLTEKQVNILGRIRDSTQYLDVLVSELLDQAQLDSGKLKLSIAAFEPREVLGSVCSQLSLLAEAKELTFQATISDAMPLSIVGDGQRIKQILVNLISNAIKFTETGGITVDIFTNSLTEWNMRVADTGPGIPPEALQSIFEPFKQLAEANKTLRKGYGLGLSISNQIIKLMGGTISVESTVGKGTTFTVRLPLITESEFILDQ, encoded by the coding sequence ATGCAATACACGCCGCTCCTCTATCTCTGGGGGCTGTCCGTCATCCTTACATTGACCCTCGGTGTTTACTCACTGCGATTCAGAAGGCACCCGGCTTCGGTTCCATTCATTGCGATGTGTTTTCTCGCTTCGCTTTGGGCGGCAAGCTATATTCTCGAACTTGGCGGGACTACCCTCGCAGTGAAAGTATGGGGGCTTAAAATCGGCTATCTCGGCGTGATCGGCGTGCCGCTTTCATGGACTGCGTTCGCGCTCGCCTATTCCGATCGAAGGGAATGGTTAACCCGGCGCAACGTCCTGATGGCATCGGTCTTTCCAGTTGCAACGTATCTTGTCATCCTTACCACCGAATCCCACGGCTGGTTCTTTAGAACAATGAATCTGCAAACCGACCCGGCAACCGGCTTGATCCTGATCGACAATCCTCTCGGCTGGTGGTTCTGGCTCCATGCGGCATATATATATGGGATGCTGGTTTTCGGAACCTACCTCTTACTGCGCGAATATTGGGAAAAACGGGATGTTTACCGCTCGCAAATCATCATCAATATCACGGCAATTCTCCTGCCATGGATAGCGAACGGGATCGTCATTTCTGGGCTGCTCCCTGTCCATATCGACATAACATCGGTCACTTTTTCCGCCTCGATCCTGATCCTTGGCATGGGATTCCTGCGCTACCGCCTGCTGGATATCACCCCGGTGGCGCATCGCGCCGTGTTCGAAAGTATTTCAGATGCCGTCATCGTGCTCGATGGCGATTTGAGGATAGTCGAGCTAAACCCTGCTTCGCTGGATATTTTCAATCTGAATCACGGCTCGGTGATCGGTAAACCCTTCCGCGAAGTATTCCGCCCGTGGATCTTCATAAACGAAAACGATCTGCAAACACCCAGATATTACAAAGAGATCCTGGTTCAGGATGACGGCGGACCCATGCGTTGGATGCATTTGCACGTCAGCGCCTTGAAAAATGGCTCCAGCCAGAACGAAGGCTGGATCGTGACATTGCGCGATGTGACCAGCATCAAGGAGAATGAATCGGCTCTTGCCATTGCGCGGGATGAAGCAATGCGGGCGAACAGCTTTAAAATGCAGTTGCTTGCCAACGTCAGCCATGAACTGAGAACCCCGCTCGGGATCATCCTCGGGTACACAGACCTTATCGCGCGAAAATCCTACGGCGACCTGACGGAAAAGCAGGTAAACATCCTCGGGCGCATCCGCGACAGCACACAATACCTGGATGTGCTTGTTTCGGAACTGCTCGACCAGGCACAGTTGGACAGCGGGAAACTAAAACTATCCATAGCAGCCTTCGAACCGCGCGAGGTCCTCGGCTCGGTCTGTAGCCAGTTGAGCCTGCTTGCGGAGGCGAAAGAACTCACCTTCCAGGCAACGATATCAGACGCGATGCCCCTCTCCATAGTCGGCGACGGCCAGCGGATAAAACAAATCCTGGTCAACCTTATCAGCAACGCCATCAAGTTCACCGAGACCGGCGGCATCACAGTGGACATCTTCACCAACTCACTGACGGAATGGAATATGCGGGTTGCCGACACAGGTCCCGGCATCCCGCCTGAAGCGCTCCAATCCATCTTTGAACCCTTCAAACAACTTGCCGAGGCGAATAAAACCCTCCGCAAAGGTTATGGATTGGGACTTTCCATTTCGAATCAGATCATCAAACTGATGGGCGGAACAATCTCTGTCGAGAGCACTGTCGGCAAAGGAACCACATTCACAGTGAGGCTGCCTCTCATTACAGAATCAGAATTCATCCTTGATCAATAA